From Paralcaligenes sp. KSB-10:
GGGAACAGCGCCGATGCGAACCCTTCCCCGGCATTGCCCGCCTCCCTGATCGATGGCCTCCAGACCGTCAAGATAAAAGGCGAGCCGCACCGGGTCCTGGTCAAAACCCTGGCTACCGGGGAGCGTATCGCCGTGGCCCAGGAAACCGGCATCCGCGACGAAATCGCCCGGGACAGTGCATTGCGCACACTGATGCCCCTTCTGATTCTGATGCCCCTCCTGCTCTTGGTGGTTGCCGCCCTCGTACGCTCGATGTTCCGGCCTATCGCGGCATTATCCGTCGAAATAGAACAACGCAGCGAGCAGGAGCTGCACCCCCTCGCGCCAGACAAGCTGCCTACGGAAATTCGGCCTTTCGTCGTTGCCATCAATCAATTGCTGCATCGTGTTTCGCAGTCCATGGAGGCCCAGCGCCGCTTCGTGGCCGACGCGGCCCACGAGCTGCGCTCGCCGCTGACCGCACTGTCTCTACAGGCGGAGCGGCTCGCCGACGCCGAGATGCCGGACGCCGCCCGGGAGCGAGTCGCTACCCTGCGCCGGGGCATTGAACGAGGAAGGAACCTGCTCGATCAATTGCTGACCCTGGCCCGAGTGCAATCCGAGCCGGTAAAGCCTGTCGCGGCGGTTCCTGTGGAACGCATTTACCGGCGCGTACTGGAAGACTTGATGCCTCTGGCGACAGCCAAGAACATCGATATCGGCGTTGAAGGTACCGCCGAGGCGGAAATCCTGGCCAACGAAATCGACTTGATCACCATAGTCAGAAATCTGGTGGATAACGCCATTCGCTATACGCCCGACGGCGGACGGATCGATCTGTCCGAGTACGTCAGCGAAGGCAAGGTGGTCTTGCAAGTCCGCGACTCGGGGCCGGGCATTTCTCCCGAAGAACGCAGCCGGATTTTCGACCCTTTTTATCGCATAGCGGGCAATGGAGCCATAGGATCGGGGTTAGGCTTGTCGATTGTCCAGACGATTGCCGGTCGAATCGGAGCGCAAGTGCATATCGGCTACTCAGACGAAGCGGCACAAACAGGCACATGTGTAACGGTAACTATCCAGAGTTTCGCTTAGAATTGCCTAACTGTGGCGCTATCCGGGGTATGGCGCGGTGTGCTGCGCCAGCAACCGCTTTCGCCCTCCACCCCTATTCATTGGATTCCGGATGGAAAACTCCAACCTCTACTTCCGCTCATTCCTGATACTGCTGCTTGCCGTGACCGTGGCATTCGTCTGGGTCTTGCTGCCTTATTACGGCGCCATTTTCTGGGGCGTAATCCTGGCCATCGTCTTCACGCCGCTGCACCGGCGGCTGCTTGCCAGAATGCACAAGCGCCCCAGCCTCGCCGCCCTGACGACCGTGCTTATCATTATCCTGATCGTGATCATTCCAATGATCCTCATTACCGGGGTCCTGCTCAAGGAAGGGGCGATCATCTACAAACAGATCAGTTCCGGAGACCTGAATCTGGGCAATTACTTCGAACAGATCGTCAATGTCCTGCCCGCATCGGTGCACGATACCCTAACCCGCCTCGGCATCAGCGACATCTTCAGCCTGCAGGAAAAACTCTCCGCCGCAGCCTTGCAAGGCAGCAAATTCCTGGCCACACAGGCAGTCAGCGTAGGGCAACACACATTCGAGTTCCTGATCGGCATGGGCGTCATGCTGTACCTGCTGTTCTTCCTGCTGCGCGACGGCGCTCAACTGGCCCGGCAAAGCAAACTGCTGATCCCCCTTAGCGACGATCACCAGCGGCATCTATACCGCAAGTTCGCCACTGTCGTGCGCGCCACCGTCAAGGGCAATATTGTCGTGGCCGCCACGCAAGGTGCGCTGGGCGGCCTTATTTTCTGGTTCCTGGGCATTCAAGGCGCCCTGTTGTGGGGGGTGCTGATGGCTTTCCTCTCGCTGCTGCCCGCGATCGGGGCCGCCCTGGTCTGGGCGCCCGTGGCGATTTACTTCCTGGTTACCGGGGCCATCTGGCAAGGTGTGGTCCTGACGCTTTTCTGCGTGCTGGTCATAGGCCTGGTCGATAATATTCTGCGCCCTCAACTGGTAGGCAAAGACACCAAGATGCCCGACTATGTCATCCTGATCTCAACGCTGGGCGGCATCACTGTATTCGGACTGAATGGCTTTGTGATCGGGCCATTATGCGCAGCACTGTTCATCGCCTGCTGGGATCTCTTTCCCGCGGCCATCGCATTGAACAGGGAAGAATAAGGAATGGAAACGAAGCCTGCAAACTCGGCGCAAATGCCCGACCAGGCATGCGACGCGCATATTCATATCTACGACAAGCGTTTTCCGAAGCGGGCCGCGGGCCTTGAGCCGCCACGATTTTTGGGCGTACCCGAATATAAATTACTGCAGCACAAGCTGGGCCTGAAAAGAGTCGTTGTGGTGGCACCCGGAATCTACGGAACAGACAACCGGGCGACTTTGCACGCCATCGCCGAACTTGGCGAAAAAGACGCTCGCGGCATCGCCGTAGTGCATCCGGATGTGGCCGATTCCGAGCTTGATACCCTGCACGCGGGTGGGATACGCGGCATACGATTCACACTATTCAATCCTGCCACCGCGGTAACTACATTCGATATGATCGAACCGCTTGCCCGCCGGGTGCAGCGTCTGGGCTGGCATCTCCAATTGCATCTGCTTCCCGGCCAAATCGTTGAACACGCCGCCATGCTCAAGCGCCTTCCCGGGACTCTGGTTTTCGATCATATGCTGCGCCTGCATGGAGAAGCTGGGTCCACGCACGAAGCATTGGATGTCGTCGCCGGGCTGGTCGCACGCGGCAACACCTGGATCAAGTTGTCCGGCGCTTATCTGAATTCCGGCAAAGACGGCTATTCGGACACTGTCGCCACTGCGCAGGCTCTTATCCGCTTGTCGCCCCAGCGCATGGTGTGGGGTTCGGACTGGCCGCATCCGACCGAAAAAGGGAATGGGCCCGACGATATCGCATTGCTCAATCTTCTGACGCAATGGGCTCCCGATGAGACTGTACGAAATCGAATCCTGGTCGAAAATCCAGCGGAACTCTACGGGTTCTGAATGCAATGCTCGGCACCAATACTACGCTGAATTAGAGCTTTCTTGGTTCACGTGTTTATGGCACTGGGTGCGTTTCAGTGACTTTCGTGTTGAGCTGTTTTTAGGCTTGATCTGTGGCTTTTGGACTGTGCGTTGTTGTGTTGGCGGCGGTTAATTCTATAAAGACGCCGCAGGGTGGGCGGTGCTGTGCAGTCCGGCACGTCCAGCGGTCGAGGCGCTTGCGCGCCCCGACTGCCCGGGTCTGCCTCGTCCAGGCGGGCGTCGGGCCAACTCGCAGTGCCTCGCCCGCGAGGCACTGCTCAGACAGGGCCCGCCGAAAGCCCCCGCCTTCCCTTCGTCAGCACCCGGCGCTGGACTACCGCCGGACTACACAGCACCGCCCACCCTGCGGCTCGCGTTGAGGAAATGCATAGAGGGATACGTTGGAGCGGCGGGCGCTTAGTACATCGAGTCGTCAATCGAGGTATACGCGGCCACTTGATGGAGATGGGCACGTTCACTATCCTTTAGGTGCAACCCCATGAACTATGGATGCGAGCGGGTTCATTCCACGCATGCCATGACGCGAGCCGTCTATCGGGGCTTGGGGCCAGGACCGGCGTAAGGCGTGCGCCGGATTTAGCGCGGCAAGGCGGGGGAAGTCGTCGGGCGCTGTCTGAGTATCGACCCGCGCCGCGGGGCGATGCGAGTTCGCCCGACGCCCGCCTTGCCGCGCTAAATCCGGATCAAGCACGCCGTGCCGGACCTGGCCCCAAGCCCCGATAGACGGCGTCTTTAAATACCAAACCGCAAATACCAAAGCTATCCAAACATCGAATCCCGTAAACAACCCGAACAAAAAATGCTCTAAACAGCGGAAAACAGAATGACAATATTCACAGCGATGCCAACGCCCCAGACCAGGGACCGCAAGGCGCCATAGCCACCGATATATAAACCCAGATACACGAGCCGCACAATCACCCAGGCCAGCATCAGTTTGCCCAGATAGACCGGATCGACATTGGCATGCAGGGCGAATAACACCGCCGCATAAAAGAACGGCAGCCCTTCGAACAGGTTGATCTGCGCGGCATTGGCCCGCGCTCGCCATCCTTGCTGCCTTTCCAGCCACGGGCGCGGATTGTTGTTGTCATAGCCCTTCCCCCCTCCCTTGGATATCATCGCGGCGACCACCGGCAACAATGCCGCCGCCAACATCAACCACGCAATCATTTTCATACTGTGTCCTATGTGCTTGCTCTGTAAAATAGCGAAAAGTATTCACGACTCAATACTGCAACTGAATTCCGACACTCGCCCCTTCGGCTGGAACCGTAAAACGGGCCTCATCAAAATTGGCCGCACGCATCTTTGGTCTGGGGTTGTTTGAAAAGCCGTAGCCTTTTTTCGGCACGCCAAAAAAATTGGTTTCAAGCTTGCCGCTATTGTTGTCATCGTGGAAGGCGGCAATAGCGTACGTGCCCGGGGCAATGTCCGAAAAAACAGTTTTCGCCGAATGCGATGCGCCATCTATAGGCAGCATCGCCCGCCGTATCGCCTTGGAATCGTCTTTCGGAAAACCCTCGGCACTTGCAAATACGGCAACCGCCACCTTCCCTTGTACATTATGCAGGCCTGAAACTTCGACTGTCAGCTTAGCCGCCAGGACAATGGATGGCCAGCAAAGCGCAAACAGCAGAATCGGCAAACGCACACGAGATGCCGTGCGGCCGAACGACCAAAACACTGAATTCCTGCGCATGAGATTCTCCTTGGTTTCAAACTGGGCGCCGATGCCACCAGCCATGAAAACTGAGCGGGGTGGAATGATTCAGCAACACCCTGGCCACCGGCCCGTCGGCGAGGCGTTCGGCACGAAAAATACCTAAAAAGGAATGCCCGGATTTACCGTCCAGGCCCAAGGAAAGCAGCCAGCCCGGTTCGTCGGCCGCCACGCCATCGGGCACGAATATCGGTTCGCCCAGATGATAATCGCCGCCCAGGTGGACGGCATCGCGCTTGCCGGTGTCCAGGTCCAGCCTGGCCAGGCCGTTATGGAAAGCCGTGCTGTGCGATGCCGTGGAGAAATATCCGTAGCGGCTGCGGTAACAGGCTAGCCGAGGATTGACAATGGGAAACTCATGGTTTTCCTGGCTCAGCACGTCTTCGGTAATCTGTTTTTGCTCGAGATTGATCAAATAGCGCCGTACCGTGCCGGAATAATTCTGCTCGCCCTGCCTTTTTTGCATGATCGCCTTGAACGCGGCATTGGAGCCGAGAAAATGATCGGGCTCGTCGTAGCCTACAAAATCGGCGATGATGGAATCCTTCATTTCAAAGGCATTCACACTGTGCCACATGAAACATGCCGAGGTTTCCAGTACGATTGGGGCCTTGATACCCTCGCGGTCTATCACCAGGAGCAAATTCCCGAGTTCGGGCTTCCACTGCAGACTGTCCGTAAAGCTGGCCCAGCCGCTCAAGAACTTTGCAAGAGAAAGCTTGACCGGATGCAGCAGCACCAGCGCATAGTGTTCCGTGGCAAACCAGTCGTGAATATAAAAGGATCGCGGCGCCGCAATACGCTGATGGCGCAGCAAAGCACCATCCACGGAATGCTCGGCAAGGTGCAGATGCATGCGCGGCCCGTTTTCAATACCCAGCAACAGCCAGGCACCGGTTTTGGGATCGGTTTTGGTATGGGCCTTGTAGTCGATATGCGTACCGGGCGGGCCAAGCTGCTGTTCGCCCAGCGTATCCAGCGTTTGCAGATCCAGGCCATAAGGCAGCCCGACCTCGTCAAAGGCATACAGGCAGCCATGCTTGACCACTGCCGTGACTCCGGCCTGCGACTTGATGCGATTGCCCATGTTTTTCAGGACACCGCCCGGCGCCCTCGTCGTCCAGGTAGGCAGGCTCAGGTGTCCGGCCTGTTCCTCGGCAAGATATTTCTCGGTGCGCACGAAACGATTGCGGTACCTTACCCTGCCGTCTTGAAAGTCGAAAGCCTGGATCATTCCATCGCCGTCCAGCAAATGCTGCTTGCGCACGCCGCCCAGATCGAAACGGCCGGGGCCATTGCGGTAAAGAGTACCTTGCAAGGCCGCCGGCAACTGCCCTTCGACTTGCGCGTAGTAATCGTGCTCCACCGTCATGGAGCTTGCCAGCCCGGACAGCCACGCCGGGCTGGTATCGGTGTTTTCACTGTGCGTCATGAGGTTTCTCCCCGTCATCAAACAGCTACGAAAACGCCTCATATTAAGCCGGATTCCCGCCAAATGCGGATCCAAACGTGTCAACGAATCGAGCACCGTTCGAGAGCGCTTCGGCTGCCGGGCGCAAACATGGCAGTAGCCATAAATCGCCGGCTCCTCTATCATAGCCACGGGAACGGGAATTCACTATCCCTTTATAAAAATCTACAGGAGAAGACTTATGCTACGACCATCACGTCTGGCGGCCGCGTGCGCTGCCGCCTTTGCCGTTGTAACCGGAACCGCCCTGGCCCAGGTGCCGGCAGGCTATCCGGCCGATTATCAGAAGCTCATCGATGGCGCCAACAAGGAAGGCAAGGTAGTCGTGTATTCCACCACCGACACCAAAGCGGCCAACCCCGTCGTGAAAGACTTTGAAAAGCTCTATCCAGGCGTCAAAGTCGAATACAACGACATGAACAGCACCGAAATCTACAACCGCTACATCAGCGAACAGGCAGCGGGCGGCGCCAGCGGCGACATCGTCTGGAGCTCGTCCATGGATTCCGCCCTGAAACTGGCTGTCGACTACGCCCTGGCGTACAAATCCCAGGAAATAGCCAAGGTGCCCTCCTGGTCGGTCTGGAAAGACAAGGCCTACGGCACCACCTATGAACCTGCGGTATTCATCTACAACAAGCGCCTGATCAAAAAAGAAGAAGTTCCCACCACGCACGCCGCGCTGGCCAAACTGGTCAGCAGCCAGGTCGACCGCTTCAAGAACAAAGTCACCACCTACGACATCGAGAAATCCGCGGTGGGATTCATGTTCGCCGTACAAGACAACCTCGATAATCCGAAATACTTCGATTTCGTCCGCGACGTGGGCAAAGCGGGCCTGGTGGTACAGTCGTCCACCGGCACCATGATGGAACGGGTCTCTTCGGGTGAAAACCTGATCGGCTACAACATCCTTGGTTCCTATGCCGAAACACGCGCCAAAAAAGATCCGTCGATCGGCGTAGCCTATCCTACCGACTACACCTTGGTACTGTCGCGCGTTGCCTTTATCAGCAAGAAGGCCAAGCACAAGAACGCCGCCAAGCTATGGCTCGACTACCTGCTGTCCAAGCGCGGCCAGGATGTATTGGCCAACAAGGCAGACCTGGCGTCGGTGCGCGATGACATCGATGGCGACAACGATGTCGACGGCATGACCAAGAAACTGGGCAAATCCCTCAAGCCCATTCCGGTCAACGAATCCCTGCTCGACTATTTGCAACAAGACAAGCGCCTTGCGTTCATCAAGCAATGGCGCACCGCCGCGGGCAAGTAAGCTAACCGGGGGCGGCCCTTGTGGCCGCCCTTTGTGCCTCGAACAAAAGGTGGCATGTGCAGGGGCGCCCACATGGGTACCCCTGCGGGATCGAAAAACACGGGGGCTCCCATGCATTCCTTGCGCACAAAATGGCAATCGCTGCCACGCGGCGTAGTCGTAGTTATTACCGCACTGGCAATTTATGTACCGCTGTCGCTGATTATTTATCAGAGCTTCCTGTCGGCGCCCTTTTTTATGCCGTCCAAGCATGTGGGGCTTGAGGCTTTTCGTTTCATTTTCGCCGATCCCGACTTTCTGAAGGCGCTTACAAGCGGCTTCATTCTGGCGTTCGGGCTTTTCATCATTGCCGTGCCGCTGGGAGGAATGCTGGCCTTCCTCATGATCCGCACCGATCTCTCGGGGCGCCGCTGGATCGAGCCGCTGATACTCGTGCCGGTATTCGTATCGCCCATGGTCCTGGGATTCGGCTACGTGGTGGCCGCCGGCCCTGTCGGCTTCTTCTCGCTGTGGGCAAAAGACCTCTTTGGCTTCGTCCCCTGGAACATCTATTCCCTTGGCACCATTGTCATCATTGCCGGGCTGACTCACGTCCCCTACGCCTACCTCTATATCTCTTCGGCACTGCGCAGCATGGGCTCCGACGTTGAAGAAGCCGCGCGGATTGCCGGCGCCAGGCCCCTGCAAGTCATGATGTCGGTCAGCCTGCCCATGGTGCGCCCCGCCATGCTGTACGCATCGGTGCTGCTGTTCTTCCTGGGCCTGGAAGTATTCGGCCTGATGCTGGTGCTGGGCGACCCCGAAGGCCATCTGGTGATGTCCACCTATCTGTACAAACTCACCAACAAGCTGGGCACCCCTTCCTACCACCTGATGGCGGCGGTTGCCGTAGTTCTTATTGCCTTCACGATTCCGCTGGTGATGCTGCAGCGCCGGCTCATGCGTTCCGCCAACCGCTACGTGACACTCAAGGGCAAGGCTTCGCGCGCGCGGCCCTTGCCCCTGGGGAGATGGCGCTGGCTGGCGGGCGCGGTCGTTGTTTTCTGGTTGCTGCTCGCCGTAGTGGTACCGCTGGCCGGCGTTTTCCTGCGCTCGTTCGTCTCCAACTGGGGAATGGGCGTCTCGCTATTCGACGTACTGTCGGTAGAGGCATTTCGCACCATACTCTCGCAACCCACCCTGATGCGCGCCATTGTCAACTCGATTGCCATAGGCGTGGTGGGCGGTGCCCTGGCTGTGGCCTGCTATACAGCCATCGGCCTGGCCATGCATCGCAAGCCCGATGGCATCACCCGTTTCATGGACTACAGCGTGCTGGTGCCGCGCGCCGTGCCCGGCCTGCTGGCCGGCCTGGCCTTCTTATGGGTCTTCCTGTTCGTGCCCATGCTGCTGGACAACTCGCTGGATGACGGCTGGCTCTCGGTACTGCCCATGGCCCAATGGCTGCGCGACAACGTCATCGAAAGCCTGCGCGGCCTGCGCTCCACCATCTTCAGCGTCTGGCTCGCCTATTCGGTGGTGTGGATGGCCTATGGCCTGCGGCTGATTTCATCCACTCTATTGCAAGTGGCGCCCGAACTCGAAGAAGCCGCCCGCAGCACGGGGGCAACACGCGCGCAAATCACGCGCCATGTCACCATTCCGCTGGCGCGCTACGGCCTGATCGGTTCGTGGCTGCTGATGTTCCTGATTTTCGAGCGCGAATACTCTACCGGCGTATACCTGCTGTCGCCCGGCACCGAAACCATAGGCTCCATGCTGGTTTCCCTATGGGCCTCGGGTGCCATCGACATCGTGGCCGCCTTGTCTTTTATCAATATTGTCCTGGTGGTGGCCGGCCTGGGCGTGGCCTTGCGATTCGGAGTAAAGCTTCATGATTGAACTCACGGTTGAAAACCTGCATCTCGACTACGGCACCAATCCGGTGCTCAAGGGTGTATCCATGGAATTGCGGCGCGGCGAAGTCGTTTCGCTGCTCGGCCCTTCGGGCAGCGGCAAAACAACATTGCTGCGAGCCGTCGCCGGCCTGGAAGCCGCCAAGCAAGGACGCATCACCATCAATGAACGCGTCATGTTCGATAGCGTCGCAGGCACAGAGGTCGCCGCCGAATTCCGTGATCTCGGACTGGTATTCCAGTCCTACGCCCTATGGCCTCATAAAACCGTATTTGAAAACGTGGCTTACCCGCTGAAGCTGCGCAAGGTTGCAGGCGCCGAATTACGCGAACGAGTGCAAACCGTGCTGGACCAACTGGGCCTGGGCCATTTAGGCCAGCGCCATCCGCACGAACTGTCGGGCGGCCAACAACAGCGGGTGGCAATCGGCCGGGCCCTGGTCTATAACCCCCCGGTACTGCTGCTCGACGAGCCGCTATCGAATCTGGATGCCAAACTGCGCGAAGAAGCCCGTGCCTTCCTGCGCGAACTCATCATGCGGCTGGGCCTCTCCGCCTTGATGGTTACTCACGACCAGAGCGAGGCAATGGCGATATCCGACCGCATATTGCTGCTGAACAACGGAAAAATCGAACAGCAAGGCACGCCCCAGGAAATGTACGGCGCCCCCACTACCTTGTTTTGTGCCGAATTCATGGGCAGCAACAACCGCTTGCAGGGCCGCGTCAGCCAGATACAAGATGGCCGAGCCCGCATCGAAGGCCCGGGCTGGTCCTTGTGGGGCAAGGCGGGGCAAGGCCTCGAAAGCGGCAACGATGCCGTGGCAGTAATCCGCGTCGAACAAGTGCAACTGTCCGAAAACGCTGTCGACAACAGCCTGGCAATGCCCTTGCTAACCAATATGTACCTCGGGGATCGATGGGAATATCTGTTCCGGGCAGCGAACGACAATCCGGCCCAGGCCCTGGCTCTGCGGGCCTACGGCGCGGCCAGCCGCACTCCTGGCGACTACCATCTGGTACTGCCTGAAGGTCAGGTTTGGGTGTTCCCTTCCAAAACCTGATCGCCATGCGGGACCATTGCGACGATCAAGCACCTGGAAGCAGGCGCTGGGGTTTGTACAACACACCCCTGCGCCTGTTTCTGTCATGGCGATTTAGGGTAAACCACAAGAGCAAACTAGTTGAGGTCTATAGTTAAATGGCCAGAAGTGGTCAGACCACATGTGAAAACCCAGACGCGGAATGCGCACATCTACCTTTTAGGGGACATTATGGATATTCTAAAAACTGGAAGCCTGTTAACACGCCTTGCCGCGTGTGCTCTGATGAGCGGCTTGATGGCCCTGAGCAGCCCGGCCCTGGCCAACAAAAAAGACGACACCGTGCGCTTTGCCTACGACCAGGCGCCGGAAAGCGTGGACCCCTATTTCAATAATGTGCGCATCGGCGTCATCATCGGCGCCAACGTCTGGGATACGCTGATCTATCGCGACCCGGAAACCAACGAATACAAGGGCCTGCTCGCGAAAAGCTGGAAGCAGGTCGATGACCACACCATCGATTTCGAACTGCGCCAGGGCATCAAGTTCCATAACGGTGAAGACTTCGACGCAGACTCCGTCGTGTATACGCTGAACTTCATTGCCGATCCCAACAACAAGGTAACCACCCAGCAGAACGTCAACTGGATTGCCAAGGCGGAAAAGCTCGGCAAATACAAGGTGCGCCTTACCACCAAAGGGGTCTTCCCGGCGGCCATCGAATACCTGGCGGGTCCGGTCGTCATACACCCTGCCAAATACTACAAGGAAGTCGGCCCCCAGGGCATGAACGCCAAGCCGGTCGGCACTGGGCCTTACATGGTGTCGCAATACACGCCGGGCAAATCCATTACGCTGGTGCGCAATCCGCATTATTTCGCCGATTCGCCCAAGGCCCATGCCAAGATAGGAAAAATTGAAATCCGTTTCATCCCGGACCGCCAGACCCAGATGGCCGAAGCCCTGTCCTCGGGCGTGGATTTCATCATGTATGTGCCTAAAGACCAGGCTGAGCAGGCCGCCCAGGTACCAACGCTGCAAGTCGTCAGCGGTGAAACCATGCGTATTTCGTTCCTGCAAATGAACATGCAGGATGGCGCCCCGGCAGCCAAGGAACTGAAAGACATCCGTGTACGCAAAGCGATCATTCACGCAATCGACCGCGAAACCATCGCCAAGAACATCGTCGGCGCCGGCTCGCGCGTACTCAACACCATGTGCTTCCCGTCGCAGTTCGGCTGCACCGACGAGGGTGCGCCGCGCTACACCTACGATCCGGCATTGTCCAAAAAGCTGCTGGCCGAGGCGGGCTTTCCCAACGGATTCAATATCAGCATCCTCGCCTACCGGGAGCGCAGCCAGGTTGAAGCCATCATCAACTACCTGCAAGCCGTGGGCATCAAGGCCAAGCTGAACTTCCTGCAGTACGCGGCCATGCGCGACATGAATCGCGCCAATAAGTCCGAACTCATCAATCAAACCTGGGGCTCCTTCTCGGTCAACGACGTGTCCGCTTCCACGCCCGTCTTCTATGGCGGTGGCAAAGACGACGTCACACAAGACAAACAGGTCAAGGAATGGCTCGACAAAGGGAATAATTCGGTCGATCCCCAGGTCCGCAAAGACGCCTATAAAAAGGCGCTGACCCGCATCGCCGATCAGGCCTACGGCGTTCCGCTGTGGTCTCTGCCGGTGTATTACGTGGCGAACAAGGACTTGTCGTTCAAGGCTTACCCCGATGAACTGGTTCGCTTCTGGGAAATGAGCTGGAAGTAAATGGCGCACGCCAGGGGCATCCACAAGGGTGCCCCGGCAATGGCATGGCGCTTCCCACCTGTCGGGCATCCACAAGGGCCGCCCCTGCAAACGAAGGAGTTGCGGATTAGTAAAGACCGTCTTGGAAATCAAGGAATCACGATGTAGGGGCGCCCCTTGTGGGCGCCCTGCTTCAAAAGGCAGTACGGAGAACTAGAAACATGTTTGCATACATCCTGAAACGGCTGGCACTGGCAATACTGGTGGGGCTGACCGTATCGATCATCGCCTTCCTGCTGTTGCGCCTGTCGGGCGACCCGGCCCTGGCAATTGCCGGTGAAGGTGCGCGGCAGGCCGATATCGACCTGATACGCCATACCTACGGCTTTGACCGGCCCTTGCCCATACAGTACCTGGATTGGCTGGGCAAAATACTGCACGGCGATTTCGGCAATTCGATCTATTTCAAGACGCCCGCCGGTCCGCTCATATTCGAGAAGCTGCAAACCACACTGATTCTCGGCGTCGCCGCCCTGGCCGTGGCCCTGTCCATTTCAATCCCGCTGGGAGTTCTGGCCGCCATTTACAAAAACAGCTGGATAGACCGGCTTTGCCTGGCCATCGCTGTGGTGGGCCAGGCCCTGCCCAATTTCTTCTTTGCATTGCTCCTGATCATGCTCTTCTCGATATCGCTGCGCATCCTGCCTGTATCGGGCAGCGGTACCTGGCAGCATTTCGTCATGCCCGCCGTCGCACTGGGCTATTACGTTGCACCGGCCTTCATGCGCCTGATCCGCGCCGGCATGATCGAAGTGCTCGAGGCCGACTACATCCGGACCGCCCGCGCCAAAGGGCTGTCGACAGGCAGCGTCATTTTCAAGCACGCGCTGCGCAACGCGGTCGTACCGGTCGTGGCGCTCACTGCCGTACAGCTGGGTTTCCTGCTGGGCGGCTCAGTCGTCGTCGAGACCATCTTCGCTCTGGATGGGCTAGGCTATCTGGCCTACCAGAGCATCACCTACAAGGACTTCCCGGTCATGCAACTGATCGTTCTCCTGCTATCGGTGATTTACGTGGTGCTGACTCTGGCGTCCGATATCGCCAACGCCTGGCTTGATCCACGCATCCGGGTAGCCTGACCATGAGCACAAGCACCTTGCTCGACGTCCCTGTGAGCCTTGCCGCCGCCCCAACCTCCACCAAAGGGTTCTGGCGCCGGGCCTGGCGCAACAAGGCCTTTACCGTTGGCGGCGGCCTGCTGCTGCTGATTTTCCTGATCGCCGTTTTCGCTCCATGGCTGTCGCCGCACGACCCCTATTCACAGGATCTGATTCATCGAACCGTGCCTCCGGTCTGGTACGCCAAAGGAAGTTGGCTGCACCCCCTGGGCACCGACCCCCTCGGCCGCGACTATCTTTCCCGCCTGTTTTACGGCGCACGTATTTCACTGCTGATCGGCGCCAGCGTGGCGCTGATCTCCGGCCTTATCGGCACGACCATAGGCATGCTGGCCGGATACTTCGGCGGCAAGATGGATATGTTCGTCTCGTTCCTGGTTACTACCCGTCTGTCGATGCCGGTGATCCTGGTGGCGCTGGCCACCGTGGCCATAGTCGGCAGCTCCTTGTGGGTCGTCATCATCGTGCTCGGCCTGCTCAAATGGGACCGGTTTGCCGTGGTCATGCGCAGCGCCACGCAGCAAGTGTGC
This genomic window contains:
- a CDS encoding ABC transporter substrate-binding protein, whose amino-acid sequence is MLRPSRLAAACAAAFAVVTGTALAQVPAGYPADYQKLIDGANKEGKVVVYSTTDTKAANPVVKDFEKLYPGVKVEYNDMNSTEIYNRYISEQAAGGASGDIVWSSSMDSALKLAVDYALAYKSQEIAKVPSWSVWKDKAYGTTYEPAVFIYNKRLIKKEEVPTTHAALAKLVSSQVDRFKNKVTTYDIEKSAVGFMFAVQDNLDNPKYFDFVRDVGKAGLVVQSSTGTMMERVSSGENLIGYNILGSYAETRAKKDPSIGVAYPTDYTLVLSRVAFISKKAKHKNAAKLWLDYLLSKRGQDVLANKADLASVRDDIDGDNDVDGMTKKLGKSLKPIPVNESLLDYLQQDKRLAFIKQWRTAAGK
- a CDS encoding iron ABC transporter permease, which produces MHSLRTKWQSLPRGVVVVITALAIYVPLSLIIYQSFLSAPFFMPSKHVGLEAFRFIFADPDFLKALTSGFILAFGLFIIAVPLGGMLAFLMIRTDLSGRRWIEPLILVPVFVSPMVLGFGYVVAAGPVGFFSLWAKDLFGFVPWNIYSLGTIVIIAGLTHVPYAYLYISSALRSMGSDVEEAARIAGARPLQVMMSVSLPMVRPAMLYASVLLFFLGLEVFGLMLVLGDPEGHLVMSTYLYKLTNKLGTPSYHLMAAVAVVLIAFTIPLVMLQRRLMRSANRYVTLKGKASRARPLPLGRWRWLAGAVVVFWLLLAVVVPLAGVFLRSFVSNWGMGVSLFDVLSVEAFRTILSQPTLMRAIVNSIAIGVVGGALAVACYTAIGLAMHRKPDGITRFMDYSVLVPRAVPGLLAGLAFLWVFLFVPMLLDNSLDDGWLSVLPMAQWLRDNVIESLRGLRSTIFSVWLAYSVVWMAYGLRLISSTLLQVAPELEEAARSTGATRAQITRHVTIPLARYGLIGSWLLMFLIFEREYSTGVYLLSPGTETIGSMLVSLWASGAIDIVAALSFINIVLVVAGLGVALRFGVKLHD
- a CDS encoding ABC transporter ATP-binding protein gives rise to the protein MIELTVENLHLDYGTNPVLKGVSMELRRGEVVSLLGPSGSGKTTLLRAVAGLEAAKQGRITINERVMFDSVAGTEVAAEFRDLGLVFQSYALWPHKTVFENVAYPLKLRKVAGAELRERVQTVLDQLGLGHLGQRHPHELSGGQQQRVAIGRALVYNPPVLLLDEPLSNLDAKLREEARAFLRELIMRLGLSALMVTHDQSEAMAISDRILLLNNGKIEQQGTPQEMYGAPTTLFCAEFMGSNNRLQGRVSQIQDGRARIEGPGWSLWGKAGQGLESGNDAVAVIRVEQVQLSENAVDNSLAMPLLTNMYLGDRWEYLFRAANDNPAQALALRAYGAASRTPGDYHLVLPEGQVWVFPSKT
- a CDS encoding ABC transporter substrate-binding protein: MDILKTGSLLTRLAACALMSGLMALSSPALANKKDDTVRFAYDQAPESVDPYFNNVRIGVIIGANVWDTLIYRDPETNEYKGLLAKSWKQVDDHTIDFELRQGIKFHNGEDFDADSVVYTLNFIADPNNKVTTQQNVNWIAKAEKLGKYKVRLTTKGVFPAAIEYLAGPVVIHPAKYYKEVGPQGMNAKPVGTGPYMVSQYTPGKSITLVRNPHYFADSPKAHAKIGKIEIRFIPDRQTQMAEALSSGVDFIMYVPKDQAEQAAQVPTLQVVSGETMRISFLQMNMQDGAPAAKELKDIRVRKAIIHAIDRETIAKNIVGAGSRVLNTMCFPSQFGCTDEGAPRYTYDPALSKKLLAEAGFPNGFNISILAYRERSQVEAIINYLQAVGIKAKLNFLQYAAMRDMNRANKSELINQTWGSFSVNDVSASTPVFYGGGKDDVTQDKQVKEWLDKGNNSVDPQVRKDAYKKALTRIADQAYGVPLWSLPVYYVANKDLSFKAYPDELVRFWEMSWK